A region of the Paracoccaceae bacterium genome:
CGCCCGTCTGCTATCGGATAACGTTTTTCTTTTCAGCGGGTTCCGGCGGCAGCTCGGAATCCTTCGGGGTCAGCCCGTAGGCCGCCACCAGTCGCCAGACATGCGCGGGAAGCATGTTCTTGAGCCGCGCGGGATAGGCGCGGCGCAGGTGCAGGACCGATTCTGCCGCCTTCATCTCGACCCGCGCGCGGGCGAATTCCAGCCCGCGCGGCCCGATCCGCGGCTGCAGGAAGGACACCAGCGGGCGCAACCAGCCGGGCATCCGGCGCAGCGGCATGCCCCCCGCCGCGCGGGCGGTGTTGGCGATGAAGCCCGCGACCGCCCCCTTGCGGCTTCCCCGGTCGACCAGCGGCGCGGTGGCCAGCCGGTCACCCAGAAGGCGCAGCATGGCCGCGCCCTGCCGGTTCCGGGCGATCACCCACTGGTCGCCCGAACCGCCCATGTAGCCCACGGTCAGATCGGCCAGCCTGTTCGTATAGTCCACGCAGGTGCGGCAGGTCATCGGAAAGAAGTCGGCGGGAAGGTTCGAAATCGGCAGTTGAAGAAAGGGCAGGGTGCGCGGGGGGCGGCCATCGTCGAACCGCATCTCGCAGACATAGTCGGCGCGGAACTCGAAATAGCTGATGGTTTCGGGATGCGGATCAAGAAGCCTCAGGAAGCCGTGAAAGTTCTCGGTGGTGGTGTTGTCGGAACAGGGTGTGCCGAGCACCAGCAGCGTTTCGAGGCCCCATTCCTGTTGCAGGGCCCGGATCGCATAGGTCTGGCACGGGATCGCCACGACGGCGATGCGGCGATGGCCGCGCGCCACCGCCTGCGGGATCAGGGCGGCGACCGGGGCATAGCCCATGCGCATGCCGCGCACGCGGGCCAGATCGGCCGGATCGGTCACGATGACGGGCAGCGGGCGCCAGCGGTCATCGGGGTGGGGGGCTACCGTCAGGACGGCGGTGACCGCGCCGGTTTCCAGCAGGCGCGCGGCGATCGCGGTGGTCAGCCCGGTCCATTGCGCGCCCGGGGCCGGGGGGGCGAGGCGGGCGCGGTGCATCGCGAGGGTGACGCCGAAATGCGCCTCGTCCCCCCGGGCGGGATCGGCGGCGCGGCCGTGGGCGGCCTGTTCGAGCCCGGGATAGTCGGGGCGGATGAACTGGCAGGCGCGGCCGCAGGCCCGGCCGTCGCCGATGCGGCTGATCCCGCAATCAGTGCAGAGGCCGGGGCGGGCGGCGCCGCCGATGTCGGGAACGATGAGGCCGGGGCTGGTCATGCGGGCCACCATGGCGCGGGGCGGCCGGGGGCGCAATCACGGCGAATTGGGTTGTCTTCGGGGCGGAAAGGGCGCATAAGCGTCGGGCGACGCTTTCTTGATCGACCTTCTGTCTCCTTCGGGCTTCAGTCTGCGATTCTGATCCCGAGCCGGGCCACCGCGATGTTGCGGGTGGCGAACTGACAGGAGTATCCACGATGGCCAATGGCACCGTGAAGTGGTTCAACGCAACCAAGGGTTTCGGCTTCATCGCACCGGAAGGCGGCTCGCGCGATGTGTTCGTGCATGTCTCGGCGCTGGAACGTGCGGGCATCCGTGAACTGGCCGATGGCCAGGCCGTGACCTTCGACGTCGAGCGTGGCCGTGACGGCCGCGAGTCGGCGATGAACCTCGCGCTGGCGTGATTTCATCCGCATTGCGGAACAGGGGGGCGGCCCGCAGGGGCCGCCCCCTTTGCTTTCAGGCGATGCGCCGGCGCAGCATCGGCGGTGCCAGAACCAGCACGCAGAGCAGCATGGCGGCGGCAAAGACAAAGGCCATGCGCAGGCCGAAGGCGCCCGCGATGAAGCCCAGTGTCGGCGGGCCGAAGAAATAGCCGAAATAGCCCAGCAGCGTGGCGCGGGCGACCGCGCGGGCGCGGGCATCGGGGCGGGCATGGCGGCCGACCAGCGAGAAGGCGGTGGGCGCGATGACCGAAGACCCGATCCCCATGACGATGAAGCCCGCATAGGCCATGGCGGGCGTGCCGGCCATCGCGGCGGTCAGCGCGCCGCAGGCCGAGATGATCGCGCCGCCCCCCAGCAGGCGCAGCGGATCGACCCGGGCGGCAAAGCCCTGGCCGACCAGCCGCGCCACGCCCATGGTGATCGCGAGGGCGGCCGGACCCATGGCGCCTTCGGCCGGGGTGCCGCCCAGCGTCTTCTCGATATGCAGGGCCGACCAGTTCTCGGCCGCGTTCTCGGTCAGGAAGGCGATGAGCACGATGCCGCCGCCCAGCACCGGGACCAGCCCCAGACCCGGCCCCCCGCCCTCGGGGCGGCGCAGGCCGTGGATGGTGCCGTCGGCCTCGCGCGTCAGGGCAGCGAGGACGAGGGCCACCAGCGACATCGTGGCCATGACGGCGCCGGGCGGCCAGCCATCGGCGCGCATCGCGCCGGTCGCGATGGCGCCGCCGGCGTAGCCGAAGGAATAGGCGGCGTGGCAGAGGTTCATCAGCGGCACGCCCCGGTCGTTTTCCAGCGCCGCGACGCGGGCGTTCATCAGCACGTCGGTCAGGCCGGTCGCGGCGCCGCAGCACATCATGGCCAGCGGGAACAGGACGAGCGAGGCGGTCTGGCCGGGCAGGGCGAAGGCCGCCGCCATCAGGCAGGCCGCCACCGGCAGCGCGACACGGCCCAGCGCCGCGCCGATCGCGGGGGCGGCAAGCATCGCCGCGACGGCGGCGATGGGCGTGGCGAAGATCAGCAGGCCGAGGCGCGCCTCGTCCACGCCCAGCATTGCCTTGAGGTCGGGCAGGACGGCGGCAAAGGTGCCCCAGAGCACGCCCATCGCCGAGAAGGCCGCGAGCGGCGCGCGGGCCATGGGCAGGAGGGCGAGGAAGGTCATGGGAACGGGCCTGACGGTTGCGGTGCCCGCCACCGGGGGGGCAGGGCGCAGCTAGCCCGGCGCGGCGGACGGGGCAAGGGCCGGGGGCGACCGTCCCGGCGGCCCGCGCGGCATTTCGGGCTTTTCTTCCGTGGCGGGGTTCGTATAGTCACGCGCCATGACACGGGAACCGATCAGCCAGAGCATCCGCCGCGCCGCCCGCGCGGACTGCCCGCGCGCGCAATCCCGTGGCCTGCTTCTTCTTAGCCGCCTCTGAGCGTGCCCTTGGGCGCGACCGCTCGGAGGTGAACAGCGCCCGGGAAGACGCAAAGGCCAAGGAAGGACAATCCAGATGACCGACACATCCCACCGCCCCGCAGACCCGGCGCGCGTGCTGATCTTCGATACCACGCTGCGCGACGGCGAACAGTCGCCCGGCGCCACCATGACCCATGACGAGAAGCTGGAGATCGCCACGCTCCTGGACGAGATGGGCGTGGACGTGATCG
Encoded here:
- a CDS encoding Coenzyme F420 hydrogenase/dehydrogenase, beta subunit C-terminal domain — translated: MTSPGLIVPDIGGAARPGLCTDCGISRIGDGRACGRACQFIRPDYPGLEQAAHGRAADPARGDEAHFGVTLAMHRARLAPPAPGAQWTGLTTAIAARLLETGAVTAVLTVAPHPDDRWRPLPVIVTDPADLARVRGMRMGYAPVAALIPQAVARGHRRIAVVAIPCQTYAIRALQQEWGLETLLVLGTPCSDNTTTENFHGFLRLLDPHPETISYFEFRADYVCEMRFDDGRPPRTLPFLQLPISNLPADFFPMTCRTCVDYTNRLADLTVGYMGGSGDQWVIARNRQGAAMLRLLGDRLATAPLVDRGSRKGAVAGFIANTARAAGGMPLRRMPGWLRPLVSFLQPRIGPRGLEFARARVEMKAAESVLHLRRAYPARLKNMLPAHVWRLVAAYGLTPKDSELPPEPAEKKNVIR
- a CDS encoding cold-shock protein — translated: MANGTVKWFNATKGFGFIAPEGGSRDVFVHVSALERAGIRELADGQAVTFDVERGRDGRESAMNLALA
- a CDS encoding MFS transporter, whose translation is MTFLALLPMARAPLAAFSAMGVLWGTFAAVLPDLKAMLGVDEARLGLLIFATPIAAVAAMLAAPAIGAALGRVALPVAACLMAAAFALPGQTASLVLFPLAMMCCGAATGLTDVLMNARVAALENDRGVPLMNLCHAAYSFGYAGGAIATGAMRADGWPPGAVMATMSLVALVLAALTREADGTIHGLRRPEGGGPGLGLVPVLGGGIVLIAFLTENAAENWSALHIEKTLGGTPAEGAMGPAALAITMGVARLVGQGFAARVDPLRLLGGGAIISACGALTAAMAGTPAMAYAGFIVMGIGSSVIAPTAFSLVGRHARPDARARAVARATLLGYFGYFFGPPTLGFIAGAFGLRMAFVFAAAMLLCVLVLAPPMLRRRIA